GCGGTTTCCATACAACGCGGTACGCACTCACCGCGTTATAGGAGGGttgactgtatatatatatatatatatatatatatatatatatatatatatatatatatatatatataatcgtcaTATTGCGATCTaacatcaaattaattaactgcgaatatgtaatattatttgttaatttttcaaattacctttaaattatacatatgtaatcgTCATATTGCGatctaatatcaaattaattaactgcgaatatgtaatatcgtttgttaatttttcatatttaagttTTGTGACGACTGGTTTCTGAGAcaggaaagaaaattaaatgtaaattgcgGGATAAATTGACGGGATGTTAAGAGCGAAATTTGAATTtgcatctttattaattaatgaaggTATTAATGGAGTTGAGAGCGTAATGGCATAATATGGCGCATTATGCTCCAGTTGTTCATGTACGCTGGTGGTTTTAGCAGATACGCTTGATTATTTATCTTCTTATAAGATTCTGTAAAATGTACTACCTACTTTTTTCGCATCgatattaatgacattttcgTTAATTTTCAGACTTATAAGAACAGACTGGAAACTGAGCCGAATGTAAGTATACGCGGTAtactttttgaataatttccgTATTTTAATTCgagtttcgataaaatttattacgaattTATTACGATTTGAAGTACTTAAGATTCAGACAATAGGCAATAACAGAGCGAGATTTCGCAGAAGTTGCGTGGTACGTGTGTATATGCATTTGAAATTCCGTAAGTCACATCGCATAACAAACTTTGGCCAAACGTTTCATCTCGTTTCACCTTCGTTTCGCCGCAACTAGCGAAGGACATGCGTATATCAAaggaaaattttctatttagatTTTGCGCGTTTAAAACAAGAtacaatcataatataatatattatttgctgaattatatatattaattgctgaatataatatattcagcaatttttttataaaataattcttaatatattacataagatATTAGTTTCTcttattagtaatttttaaatcacatttataaatcaaagtatattttagttttcgTTTGCCATTGTCAATAATGCCATCaggtgcgcgcgcgcataaatgtaacaataatattgcGTAATTTAAGTATTCCACAAAAAGATTTCAATGCACACAAGTTGACCTACTTTTAACagttatatactttttcttcGAGTCTATTCAGACTCGATATAACCACATGATGCACTCTGTTATAGAATCCAGACATTCTCGGTCAGATGAAAAGGATTCAGGTGTACATTTCTTCTTTGGGAAGATCTCAGGTAAGCGGATAATTGATTTTCTTCCATGTCGCATGCATGTAGAATATTGCGATGAATGTTTATGTATCATCTTTTGTTCAAATTCTCGTTAGAAGATCTTTCATTTCCACAAACATTCTTTTGACGAGTCGATTGTATaactttaaacatatatatatatatatatatatatatatatatatatatgtatatgtatatgtatatgtatatgtatatgtatataatgatggcttgaaaactttttataacgataaaaattaaagaagattaCAGTTTTAAGACtgatgaatgaatgaatgaatagTGAAtagtttttgtaatattagctaaaatatcagagaaaaattataattctatataagtTACATTATcagtcaatattattattgatccaAAATGTCTACTATAAAGCAAAAACTCTGAAGTGTTTTGCTTAACTCTTGGAAAATATGTACAAgtcttattgttataaatatgatatcatTCGCATGACAAAATGTAACGTCACCAAATATTGATATcgatcatatattatataggtgCTACTATGCTAAGTTACAAAATCtctaataaaaaaggaaaagatgtaaaataaatcttaaaagtagttataaaatttttaatttgagtgccttatatcatttatgattCTTTTGTACATGTAATTGTGCATCTGTTCGTCCTTTTTCAATGTGCTCGGTATGacactcttttttttctttaatggcTGATAAcaaacaagataaataattacgatGCACTGAACGAACACTGATATTACGTATAGACTACGAGAATGAGAAAGTGTGATGCGGTCGCGGGTGAGCGgatgagagagaagagggaggAGGCGACAATTCAGAAAGAAGAAGCGAGAGCAACTTAGAGCGAAAGAAAAGCCGAGAGGCAGAGAGACGAAGGagtttaaaatcaataaaatgtcCCGCGAAAACGTTTTCGGCTCTTTGCAAAATCTCGGCGTCTTTCTCATCGTTTACATCTCTTCTCAACTTTCTTCGTAGCTTCTCTCATTCATTCGTGCCTAAGCGATTTTTTCCAATGATTATCTGTTCCTTACTTACTTTAAAAGTAGCGGAAACTTTCTAACTTTCGAGCATGGGGTAAACGCGTATTTTGTTTCGTAACTCCAATCATAATTGTACGTTGTTGTTGTATTTTATCacattatcaaatatacatatttcttgttATGTATACAACATttgtattaaatcatatttattggaATACTTACATGCGAGCATTATACTTTCGTGAAATTACACATTGAAATTAATACGTCTAGTTTCTGCTGCTTCTAAAGAAGCTATTactaaagatttcttttttttataattaccaataactatatactatatatatatatgtatatgtatcttGTTGTTAATATACAGAGGCAAGTCGTGCAGCGACTGCGCACAGAGGTAGAAGCGTTCACGACAGACAACGCAAATGGATCGAAAGTTTCCATAGCGGCTCTCTTGGGCCTGAATAACAATCATATTACGAACAACAACGAGACGAAGCATGAAACGGCCGCTAATGGTTTTGAGACAAAGCCTTCAAAGGAGAACTATGAAGAAATTGTCAGAAATGGTGATGTTCATCATTCACCGGCGCAAGATAACGATTGCGCAAAGTaagcttatttaaaaattaattaattaattaaaaataacaaaagtgtttattgttgaaataaagattttggaattttttaaattgaacttTTCTTTACAGATTACCTAGCCCTAGCTCAGTGGAAACTATTTCCGGCGAAGACGATGTTGTTGCGGTATCAATGGACGAAAATTCTGATGAGAAGCAAGAGGAAGAGAAGCAAAAAGAACACAAAACTGAATCAATGGAAAAAGAGGACTTTCTCGATTGCCTCGGGCTTATTACTCAAGCAAGATGTACAGAACTTCAGAACAGAAGAGTGGAAAGGAAGCGTCGTAGCACAGCAAACccgcattttatatatcctaCATATAATCAACAACCGTCTGTAAGTAAttaacttttcttatttttgttatatatatttaagtacttATTTTGATTCACATAGAATAGGATCCGATTTTAGTGCAAAGATAACACtgcaacattatatatacgaaagCATTATatactctaaaaaaaattatactatataaatatgactatagaaataaatttttcatatactatttgatattgtattagagatatctaataattgatattttgacttatttattttttagaaacggAGAAGATTGTATTCATACTTTCAGTCGGAAAACGCACCTCATACTCGGCAGACGACTGCTCGTATGAATGGCCCGTCGCCACCACCTAACAAAACTCAGCCAGCCAAATCTACCTCGCCACCGGCACAAACGGTAACGAAGTCGCTAATTCCAGTACAAAAGTCCACCACCAGGCCAAATATCCTCAGAAACGCGGACAGTAAAGTTTTTGTGAACAAAAACAAGATAGAAGATAACCAAATGCGATCATCCGTACCTAGTGCCAAATTCGTTCAGCCGATAAGCAATAAGACTGTTCATATTCCCGGATTACCATCTAGCTTGACCATCGAAAGAATCGGGAATGAACCTGTTGTGTGTATCTGTTGTAGAAATCCAGgtgagtaaaaatatttatattttaaatacattgctatctttttaaatagctTTGTCACAAATATAACGATTGCAGATAAGTAAGTAACGATTTCGTTATTCTCTGTAGATTCATTAACGGTATGCAAAAATTGCTCAAGTAACTATCATGTCTCGTGTCATACTCGATCATTGGTTCCATCCAGGACCTGTCCAAGATGTGTATTAGCAATGGATGAAGAAGAAGGCGTTGGAAAGGACGACGACACGGAGATTAAAAAGGAAGCAGAAGCAGAAAACAAGCTTCCGCgctataaaaagaatgaaaaactCGGTAAAACATTTTCGACTTCACGAAAGAGGAAAtcctcttttaaaaaaagcgcTAAGCGTGTGATTGACAAAAAAGTTCTTGTTTcaacaataacaattatacaGTCGCGGTAGGCTTATCTCAGTTGCGGCAGCAATTCGGCCGGGAATCATTGATGTTTTTTAATCGCGAAGAAAATCGGCAATTTTTTGCTGCCTTCTCAATTTATGGATTGTAAAAGTAATGACAAGATGCAAAGCAATGCGAAAATTTACTTGAGATAAAATCACAAAGGACCGGCGCAagcacaatattttaaataagcaCAGGAATTTGTATAACATGAGTCCATAACTTCTAGATTTAACATACAACGAGGTATCGCAGCGTTGTCGCAGACTTAATTGAGCGTAAGCTCACACACACACTGAATAAACGAGAGAGGCAGCCTGCCGGAAGAAGTGCTCGCGTCTGAGACCGGCTTCTCAAATACGGCCGAAGAATTTGCAATTAAGAAGAACTTTTTGGTCGATCGTCCACGATAGGGCACAAAAAATACAACGTGTATTTTGAACGCAAAATATCTTgcagaggagaaagagagagaaagatatgagCTGCGCGAACGAAACTCGGATCTGAGATTGCAGGTTTACGAGTTGGAAAAACGTTCACAACTACTCGGCCAGTCACTTCAGGTTCGTCCTGTGGCCTGCATAGAGACAAATTACAAAGTTCACTTTCATTTGGAATGCCCTTGagttatatgaattataaattgcaaacgGTTTTCGTCCTTTTGTTTTTTCATCCAGAGGAACCTGCAAGATCTCTGCGTTTTTATCgttatcttttttacttttttatttatgcgatGCTTTATAGGGACAGGTCGattctattatttaagatgTAATCGTGATTATGAtttcttacaaatatacatgtgtacataatatataataacttttttgtaCATCAAAGTGTGCATTTTTAGAGTGCACTAATTTTATCAAGAATCGATCagtctttgatatttttattcattaatttttgtagtATATGTATGAAAGAGTTAGCTTCGCGTCTCCTTAGTCGTTGATctcctttattatattaatgatttatgaatttgatttatttatttattatacaagtgAGAACATAGAgtgcatgaaatattttttaaatatataatttttatttctttactgACATTATTAAGAACAGACAGCaactttgatttaattaatatatttgatatttattgtttatcattttttttgtttaaaaatctcTAGAtctagaaaacaaattttttatcagatatCAGATGTATATTTGGAACATcactgcaaaaaatattttccatcgtTTTAACATCAGCTAGTgtaaatgaagaaaagaaatattgctaTTCTCAATTCTATTGCCGAtgagtaatataatttatcactaACAGTAATGATAGTAATATACCGTCACAGTATTTGTGTGATATTTTATCTAGTGAGAATAtagtgttatttttatatatatttattatatttatataccaaaGAGATAACTTCTTTGCAATCTATTGAGTTATACTGTGATAGaacagttatatatatgtcataacaAAACATTGTTTTATCTTAGAagtatattactttttttgtagaatttctttagttttattgcatcatgttaatttttataaattatcataaatcgaCGACTAAGAAAAATGCAtggcatttaaaatttatgttaattaaatctttttatatggaGTGAAAGTTTTTAGCAAGTCACTATAGTGGCTctgtatgtaataaatgtatacgaAGAAAATCATTAGAATAACATAGTTATTCAACAAGTATTATTCTTACAAGGAAACATATGAAAGTGGTTCCCTTCACTTTTATAGGCTTTTGGATATGCTATTCTATATAGAATagcttaaaataaaagacaaaatttttttaaatgctcaATCGCGCATTTAGGATTTGATACAATCCTTCAAAGCTAAATTGGtgtaattgattttgaataaatatcgtCGAAAGTGTATGACGTGTGAAATATGTTTTggatataagttttattatttacttaatatacatttcatcACATAaccatgtatataatttttttcaaaattcttttacgctttgcattattgtttttggctttcaaaatttttataagaataagaacataaaaagatatttgattcTACGTATTCACAATACAATATATGGTTGATTTTACTAAATAGCATATATTCCTATGCCCAactatgtatttatttctcatGTTACTGACCAATCTCGTcgcaattttacatataaagtaATTCAAAACCAGAAGCAGACACTTAATGTTTCCTTGTTAGTTAGCGATGGAGTTAAAAACTTACGCTACATATTTGAATTGAAAACATTTCactataaatatgtttaacataaactttctttttttaatagctgCAACAGCGCATGCGTCAGGAGCTATTGGGAAAGCAAGAGAAAACGCAGAAGTCTATAAAGCGGCTGGTGGACTTCATAAAGTTGATGCAGCTCAAAAAAAGCGCATCCTCTCCACCGCCTTCAATCACCTGCCTGCCTCAACCTTCCTCATCCCAATCACCTCAAACAATACCGCTATTTCAAACGTCGAACAATCAGAAGACAGTAAATTCATCGATATCGAACAACGACAAAACATCGCATCTCGTAACCCTTACATCGTCGACCAACATCCACGATCGAACATCACCTACATCCAAACAGAGGAACAAGTGCCACACTCCTACCAGCTGTCCGGCACCACTATCCAGCCAGAAAAACACCAATCATATCTCATCATCAAGAAAATCACCGAATCGGCTGGAAGGTCCGATCAGCCTCTTAGCGGTGAAACCGAAGACCAAAACCGCTCCACAGTTTTCAACTATCAACTGCCGACCAGTGGCAGCACTACCCTTCAGACCGGCTTCCACCCCCTCTCCAACTCCTTGTTCTACGATCGTAACATCCGCAAGAAACAGAACAATCGCGCAGCTTCCCTCCACTGTGTCACCGTAccaaaattgtcaaattctCTTAACCCCATCTCGAACGACTATCAATTGGACCGAGCAACCCTCAACGGCAGAAAGCCCTGGGCCAAACTTTCAGGCGGCAAACTCTGTATCAATCAGTCAACCAGATCAGTCGCAGAAACCTTATTGCCTTTCTATGGCGACGCCGAGAATAGCGGCAACGAAACAGAATCAGTCGGACCAGCGGAGGAAGCAACAGCGAATCTCGACAGTCGTAGTAAGCACGGGTCAAGAGTCGGCACTTTCATCCACTCATTGTTCCCAAGCCATAATAAGTCCTATACTATCACCGGTCATTCACGCGAGTTACGAGGCTTCGGCCCAAACGATCGAGACTGTCCGCTCCTGCGACAACAGCTCTGCCGTGCGGAGCACGAGCTGGAATCGCGCGAACAGCCAGACAGCAAGCCAGCAACAGTCCAGCTCCAGCGGCGCGCCCTCACGAGGTTCTTTGAGCACGTGAAATTGGAAGAAGCGCATATATCAGCGCCACTTGGAACAAAGCTAGCACACAAGGACGAGGTTAGTGACAACGAAATTGTCCGGGAAGACGCACCCGTCCAACGATACGATGACGATAATGCCATTGCTGAAACTCCACTGTTGACATCATGCGACGAGTTGGACGAGGATCGCTTAGTTGTTCGCTTTCCTTGGGTAGAGCGCGATACAGTCTCGGAAAATTCTCATGACGACAATGCCGCAGATAGGTCGCCCGTCCATTCTATTTCGGACATAGCTATGATAAAACCTGATGATCTTTCCGACCAAGTTGAGCTTACTTGTGTTAATGCGCAATCGTCATGCGCAATGGCTTTCCGACAATCGATTGAGAATGATGATCCGGCGGCGAGCGTCCTTTCAATTAACACCTATCACGCAAGGCAACAGCAAGATAACGAGGCGacggcagcggcggcggcggcgatgcGTATCGCACAAAGCAATCTTTCGGATCTTCATAATGAAGTTTCAGTTCCTGACGATAAGGCTGATACCGAGAGACAAGACTTACCCAGTGGTAGGCGATCGAGAAGTAGAAGCGGCAGTAGTAGCAGTAGCAGCAGTGGCCATAGCGACACTCCAGAACAAGCGATGAACGCGAACAATTTCTCGGACGATTTCGAAATTCTGGCCATTGGTATCGTCTCTTCACAGGAAAAGAGGGAAGAG
The genomic region above belongs to Cataglyphis hispanica isolate Lineage 1 chromosome 7, ULB_Chis1_1.0, whole genome shotgun sequence and contains:
- the LOC126850798 gene encoding LOW QUALITY PROTEIN: uncharacterized protein LOC126850798 (The sequence of the model RefSeq protein was modified relative to this genomic sequence to represent the inferred CDS: inserted 2 bases in 1 codon), whose translation is MEISEGLQKEIVAVQRKLQCAIMEHQTYKNRLETEPNNPDILGQMKRIQVYISSLGRSQRQVVQRLRTEVEAFTTDNANGSKVSIAALLGLNNNHITNNNETKHETAANGFETKPSKENYEEIVRNGDVHHSPAQDNDCAKLPSPSSVETISGEDDVVAVSMDENSDEKQEEEKQKEHKTESMEKEDFLDCLGLITQARCTELQNRRVERKRRSTANPHFIYPTYNQQPSKRRRLYSYFQSENAPHTRQTTARMNGPSPPPNKTQPAKSTSPPAQTVTKSLIPVQKSTTRPNILRNADSKVFVNKNKIEDNQMRSSVPSAKFVQPISNKTVHIPGLPSSLTIERIGNEPVVCICCRNPDSLTVCKNCSSNYHVSCHTRSLVPSRTCPRCVLAMDEEEGVGKDDDTEIKKEAEAENKLPRYKKNEKLAATAHASGAIGKARENAEVYKAAGGLHKVDAAQKKRILSTAFNHLPASTFLIPITSNNTAISNVEQSEDSKFIDIEQRQNIASRNPYIVDQHPRSNITYIQTEEQVPHSYQLSGTTIQPEKHQSYLIIKKITESAGRSDQPLSGETEDQNRSTVFNYQLPTSGSTTLQTGFHPLSNSLFYDRNIRKKQNNRAASLHCVTVPKLSNSLNPISNDYQLDRATLNGRKPWAKLSGGKLCINQSTRSVAETLLPFYGDAENSGNETESVGPAEEATANLDSRSKHGSRVGTFIHSLFPSHNKSYTITGHSRELRGFGPNDRDCPLLRQQLCRAEHELESREQPDSKPATVQLQRRALTRFFEHVKLEEAHISAPLGTKLAHKDEVSDNEIVREDAPVQRYDDDNAIAETPLLTSCDELDEDRLVVRFPWVERDTVSENSHDDNAADRSPVHSISDIAMIKPDDLSDQVELTCVNAQSSCAMAFRQSIENDDPAASVLSINTYHARQQQDNEATAAAAAAMRIAQSNLSDLHNEVSVPDDKADTERQDLPSGRRSRSRSGSSSSSSSGHSDTPEQAMNANNFSDDFEILAIGIVSSQEKREELRQHESATANETDXAMTPPLARHN